In Oncorhynchus nerka isolate Pitt River linkage group LG21, Oner_Uvic_2.0, whole genome shotgun sequence, the following are encoded in one genomic region:
- the LOC115110619 gene encoding GTPase IMAP family member 7-like isoform X2 — MASGPPQTELRLVLLGRARAGQSAAGNAILGRQAFLTQTASEPAVTQECEKHRGTIAGRWVSVVVAQDWFCSERPPEEVRHHVSSCVALSAPGPHAFLLCVPVDRPADMELRALEALEKVFGPTAVSGHTLVLFTHTDQMVLGQQLDEYIATRRKDLLELVVMCGDRYHSLERRSRGEKDERKSVEELLEKVEQTVKESGVEFYSCPLYQEAEARVREKQAEIVWQRRGGAVLNEEVPSSASPPEQELDDEEMARVREEAERSVHNLNIDTEGITSLSPASSSPSFLSSLWQGLTGWLRRLPKMLRMESLLGAFIGLFVGGPAGRMLGATVGSVATEVGRRKTPKTEKKK, encoded by the exons ATGGCATCAGGTCCCCCACAAACAG AGCTGAGGCTGGTTCTGCTTGGCCGGGCAAGAGCAGGACAGAGTGCAGCTGGAAACGCCATACTGGGCCGCCAGGCTTTCCTTACCCAGACTGCCAGTGAGCCAGCTGTCACTCAGGAATGTGAGAAGCACAGAGGAACCATAGCAGGGAGATGG GTATCAGTGGTAGTCGCCCAAGACTGGTTCTGCTCAGAGCGCCCCCCGGAGGAGGTGAGGCACCATGTCTCCTCTTGTGTGGCCCTGTCTGCCCCGGGGCCTCATGCCTTCCTGCTATGTGTCCCTGTGGACCGGCCGGCTGACATGGAGCTGCGGGCCCTGGAGGCCCTGGAGAAGGTTTTTGGCCCCACTGCAGTCAGTGGACACACCCTGGTCCTCTTCACCCACACAGACCAGATGGTTCTGGGACAACAGCTGGACGAGTACATCGCCACCAGACGCAAAGACCTACTGGAGCTGGTGGTGATGTGTGGAGACCGCTATCACTCtctggagaggaggagtagaggagagaaggatgagaggaagagTGTGGAAGAGCTACTGGAGAAGGTTGAACAGACTGTAAAAGAGAGCGGGGTGGAGTTCTACAGCTGCCCCCTCTACCAGGAGGCTGAGGCCAGGGTGAGAGAGAAGCAGGCAGAGATAGTGtggcagagaagagggggagCGGTGCTAAATGAAGAGGTgccctcctcagcctctcctccagAGCAAGAGTTAGATGATGAAGAGATGGCAAGAGttagggaggaggcagagaggagtgtGCACAACCTGAACATAGACACAGAGGGTAttacctctctttctcctgcctcctcctctccatcattTCTCTCATCCTTGTGGCAGGGGTTGACAGGGTGGCTGAGGAGGCTGCCCAAGATGCTGAGGATGGAGTCTCTGCTGGGGGCTTTCATTGGCCTGTTTGTAGGTGGGCCCGCTGGGCGGATGCTGGGGGCCACTGTGGGCTCAGTAGCCACTGAAGTGGGGAGAAGGAAGACACCgaagacagagaaaaagaaaTAA
- the LOC115110619 gene encoding GTPase IMAP family member 7-like isoform X1, giving the protein MASGPPQTEHSSPCPNAELRLVLLGRARAGQSAAGNAILGRQAFLTQTASEPAVTQECEKHRGTIAGRWVSVVVAQDWFCSERPPEEVRHHVSSCVALSAPGPHAFLLCVPVDRPADMELRALEALEKVFGPTAVSGHTLVLFTHTDQMVLGQQLDEYIATRRKDLLELVVMCGDRYHSLERRSRGEKDERKSVEELLEKVEQTVKESGVEFYSCPLYQEAEARVREKQAEIVWQRRGGAVLNEEVPSSASPPEQELDDEEMARVREEAERSVHNLNIDTEGITSLSPASSSPSFLSSLWQGLTGWLRRLPKMLRMESLLGAFIGLFVGGPAGRMLGATVGSVATEVGRRKTPKTEKKK; this is encoded by the exons ATGGCATCAGGTCCCCCACAAACAG AACACTCCTCGCCTTGTCCCAATGCAGAGCTGAGGCTGGTTCTGCTTGGCCGGGCAAGAGCAGGACAGAGTGCAGCTGGAAACGCCATACTGGGCCGCCAGGCTTTCCTTACCCAGACTGCCAGTGAGCCAGCTGTCACTCAGGAATGTGAGAAGCACAGAGGAACCATAGCAGGGAGATGG GTATCAGTGGTAGTCGCCCAAGACTGGTTCTGCTCAGAGCGCCCCCCGGAGGAGGTGAGGCACCATGTCTCCTCTTGTGTGGCCCTGTCTGCCCCGGGGCCTCATGCCTTCCTGCTATGTGTCCCTGTGGACCGGCCGGCTGACATGGAGCTGCGGGCCCTGGAGGCCCTGGAGAAGGTTTTTGGCCCCACTGCAGTCAGTGGACACACCCTGGTCCTCTTCACCCACACAGACCAGATGGTTCTGGGACAACAGCTGGACGAGTACATCGCCACCAGACGCAAAGACCTACTGGAGCTGGTGGTGATGTGTGGAGACCGCTATCACTCtctggagaggaggagtagaggagagaaggatgagaggaagagTGTGGAAGAGCTACTGGAGAAGGTTGAACAGACTGTAAAAGAGAGCGGGGTGGAGTTCTACAGCTGCCCCCTCTACCAGGAGGCTGAGGCCAGGGTGAGAGAGAAGCAGGCAGAGATAGTGtggcagagaagagggggagCGGTGCTAAATGAAGAGGTgccctcctcagcctctcctccagAGCAAGAGTTAGATGATGAAGAGATGGCAAGAGttagggaggaggcagagaggagtgtGCACAACCTGAACATAGACACAGAGGGTAttacctctctttctcctgcctcctcctctccatcattTCTCTCATCCTTGTGGCAGGGGTTGACAGGGTGGCTGAGGAGGCTGCCCAAGATGCTGAGGATGGAGTCTCTGCTGGGGGCTTTCATTGGCCTGTTTGTAGGTGGGCCCGCTGGGCGGATGCTGGGGGCCACTGTGGGCTCAGTAGCCACTGAAGTGGGGAGAAGGAAGACACCgaagacagagaaaaagaaaTAA
- the tsen54 gene encoding tRNA-splicing endonuclease subunit Sen54 isoform X1 — protein sequence MADENKTSAKVEFGNELLNPSELFEARTRSHKIPVRGQKDFIPTGSDQQRDRLQQSLDEHWNLVSEERVERLGNLVKAVWIPSDMIVELQSPAGKFWQTMGFSAHGKQCLHPEEALYLMECGNLQVFYQDLPLSIQEGYETFLYSKTMSIQHYQVFGHLKRLGYVVNRFDPSSVPSHYERQLNLPQSRDSSGRLRKRKRSHSPTSRHTGTQEGPTSKITEEEKDCNREEEDKNPDSLPDLSAPDIDGIQTASHVDPTTSTVGGQGWSWWSKKGSPDPDSELPGQPQSSPRWDFSSIPFPDLGSRCWLPSSLTSPDPCLLPGAVGSVGACDVAPWLQRLNLREVRMSRREWERERDRDRYRRDINQDREVRRCRNWAEYQELQERRIQRSRRDRPSHLWEGPVTPLHDPAQVTSTGELLDKISVIKSTRLLEGASSLKGSEEWRICFNIYQPDTVAEFKKSAPGKPYSRMCVCSFDGPVPDLWTLKLLAFQSGDVPVTYAVVDHGDISFYSFKDFQIPTDTSF from the exons ATGGCTGACGAAAACAAAACATCAGCTAAAGTAGAATTCGGCAATGAATTACTAAA CCCATCTGAGCTGTTCGAAGCCCGCACGCGCAGCCACAAGATCCCGGTGCGCGGGCAGAAGGATTTCATTCCCACTGGGTCGGATCAGCAAAGGGATAGGCTTCAGCAGAGTTTGGACGAGCACTGGAATCTAGTATCTGAGGAGCGAGTGGAGAGGTT GGGGAATCTGGTGAAGGCAGTGTGGATTCCCAGTGACATGATAGTGGAGCTGCAGTCACCAGCA GGGAAGTTTTGGCAGACTATGGGGTTTTCTGCCCATGGTAAGCAATGTCTACATCCAGAAGAGGCTCTCTATCTAATGGAGTGT GGAAACCTGCAAGTTTTCTACCAAGACCTGCCACTGTCCATCCAAGAGGGCTATGAGACATTTCTATACTCAAAGACAATGAGTATACAGCATTACCAG GTATTTGGCCATTTGAAGCGACTTGGTTATGTGGTGAACAGATTTGATCCCAG TTCTGTACCATCACATTATGAGAGGCAGTTGAACTTGCCCCAGTCCCGAGACAGCTCAGGAAGACTTCGGAAGAGGAAACGCAGCCACAGCCCCACCTCCAG GCACACAGGAACACAGGAGGGCCCCACTTCTAAGATAAcggaggaggagaaagactgcaacagagaggaagaggacaagAATCCTGACTCTCTTCCAGATCTTTCAGCCCCAGACATTGACGGAATCCAGACAGCATCACACGTTGACCCCACCACTTCAACTGTGGGTGGCCAGGGCTGGAGCTGGTGGTCAAAGAAAGGCTCCCCAGACCCTGACTCTGAGCTGCCAGGTCAGCCCCAGAGCTCCCCTCGCTGGGACTTCAGCTCCATCCCCTTCCCAGACCTGGGCTCCAGATGCTGGCTCCCCAGCAGCCTGACCTCCCCAGACCCCTGCCTGCTGCCCGGGGCTGTGGGGTCAGTGGGGGCCTGCGATGTGGCCCCCTGGCTGCAGAGGCTCAACCTGCGGGAGGTGAGGATGTCCCGgcgtgagtgggagagagagcgggatagGGACCGGTACCGGAGGGACATCAACCAGGACAGAGAGGTACGACGTTGCAGGAACTGGGCGGAGTACCAGGAGCTACAGGAGAGAAGGATTCAACGGAGCCGCAGAGATAGGCCATCACACCTGTGGGAGGGGCCGGTCACACCCCTACATGACCCTGCACAGGTCACTTCAACTG GTGAGCTGCTGGATAAAATCAGTGTGATCAAATCCACACGGCTGCTGGAGGGAGCATCCAG TTTGAAAGGTTCAGAGGAGTGGAGAATCTGTTTCAACATTTACCAACCCGACACGGTCGCTGAATTCAAGAAGAGCGCTCCTGGAAAACCATATTCtcgcatgtgtgtgtgcag TTTCGATGGTCCAGTGCCTGACTTGTGGACACTGAAATTGCTGGCTTTCCAGAGTGGGGACGTCCCGGTCACCTATGCAGTGGTGGACCACGGGGACATCTCCTTCTACTCCTTCAAGGACTTCCAGATACCCACAGACACGTCCTTCTGA
- the tsen54 gene encoding tRNA-splicing endonuclease subunit Sen54 isoform X2, whose translation MIVELQSPAGKFWQTMGFSAHGKQCLHPEEALYLMECGNLQVFYQDLPLSIQEGYETFLYSKTMSIQHYQVFGHLKRLGYVVNRFDPSSVPSHYERQLNLPQSRDSSGRLRKRKRSHSPTSRHTGTQEGPTSKITEEEKDCNREEEDKNPDSLPDLSAPDIDGIQTASHVDPTTSTVGGQGWSWWSKKGSPDPDSELPGQPQSSPRWDFSSIPFPDLGSRCWLPSSLTSPDPCLLPGAVGSVGACDVAPWLQRLNLREVRMSRREWERERDRDRYRRDINQDREVRRCRNWAEYQELQERRIQRSRRDRPSHLWEGPVTPLHDPAQVTSTGELLDKISVIKSTRLLEGASSLKGSEEWRICFNIYQPDTVAEFKKSAPGKPYSRMCVCSFDGPVPDLWTLKLLAFQSGDVPVTYAVVDHGDISFYSFKDFQIPTDTSF comes from the exons ATGATAGTGGAGCTGCAGTCACCAGCA GGGAAGTTTTGGCAGACTATGGGGTTTTCTGCCCATGGTAAGCAATGTCTACATCCAGAAGAGGCTCTCTATCTAATGGAGTGT GGAAACCTGCAAGTTTTCTACCAAGACCTGCCACTGTCCATCCAAGAGGGCTATGAGACATTTCTATACTCAAAGACAATGAGTATACAGCATTACCAG GTATTTGGCCATTTGAAGCGACTTGGTTATGTGGTGAACAGATTTGATCCCAG TTCTGTACCATCACATTATGAGAGGCAGTTGAACTTGCCCCAGTCCCGAGACAGCTCAGGAAGACTTCGGAAGAGGAAACGCAGCCACAGCCCCACCTCCAG GCACACAGGAACACAGGAGGGCCCCACTTCTAAGATAAcggaggaggagaaagactgcaacagagaggaagaggacaagAATCCTGACTCTCTTCCAGATCTTTCAGCCCCAGACATTGACGGAATCCAGACAGCATCACACGTTGACCCCACCACTTCAACTGTGGGTGGCCAGGGCTGGAGCTGGTGGTCAAAGAAAGGCTCCCCAGACCCTGACTCTGAGCTGCCAGGTCAGCCCCAGAGCTCCCCTCGCTGGGACTTCAGCTCCATCCCCTTCCCAGACCTGGGCTCCAGATGCTGGCTCCCCAGCAGCCTGACCTCCCCAGACCCCTGCCTGCTGCCCGGGGCTGTGGGGTCAGTGGGGGCCTGCGATGTGGCCCCCTGGCTGCAGAGGCTCAACCTGCGGGAGGTGAGGATGTCCCGgcgtgagtgggagagagagcgggatagGGACCGGTACCGGAGGGACATCAACCAGGACAGAGAGGTACGACGTTGCAGGAACTGGGCGGAGTACCAGGAGCTACAGGAGAGAAGGATTCAACGGAGCCGCAGAGATAGGCCATCACACCTGTGGGAGGGGCCGGTCACACCCCTACATGACCCTGCACAGGTCACTTCAACTG GTGAGCTGCTGGATAAAATCAGTGTGATCAAATCCACACGGCTGCTGGAGGGAGCATCCAG TTTGAAAGGTTCAGAGGAGTGGAGAATCTGTTTCAACATTTACCAACCCGACACGGTCGCTGAATTCAAGAAGAGCGCTCCTGGAAAACCATATTCtcgcatgtgtgtgtgcag TTTCGATGGTCCAGTGCCTGACTTGTGGACACTGAAATTGCTGGCTTTCCAGAGTGGGGACGTCCCGGTCACCTATGCAGTGGTGGACCACGGGGACATCTCCTTCTACTCCTTCAAGGACTTCCAGATACCCACAGACACGTCCTTCTGA